The following proteins are co-located in the Verrucomicrobiota bacterium genome:
- a CDS encoding sodium/solute symporter (Members of the Solute:Sodium Symporter (SSS), TC 2.A.21 as described in tcdb.org, catalyze solute:Na+ symport. Known solutes for members of the family include sugars, amino acids, nucleosides, inositols, vitamins, urea or anions, depending on the system.) — translation MILVSRKTPFGFIALLYLFFGTVPSFAVDEEDSLRLSQWPGGLPGVESSSDTVVPSGERYWIFSSSDSPADSLTIRKVSGEKILQKEDFWQGSGNPIGIPYEDGVILLDSGDGDSQSRPLYLALDEEDVLVERVLPQLPEVFESPVAQVQGDDLYVFGKVIDDSESAQMELFRLGLEEADSSWQELEPFPGFLEEKPLFLTHDDMLLVFGKSGEGVYQAWSYTIKPIDGTTHRGWKDLGSVPFDPTGALVYFSGQAHLIALGGEQNDDGSTPVYAYHTVTNTWVEKGDLPAGVTPLVLIPLADQIVLLGEDEAGEEVFWEIQLESKIKKLSFADYSVMIVYFILMAGIGVYFAKKQNTSEEFALGNRRVKWWAAGISMFATGASSISFMAIPALTFRSNLVWFFPVLFLIPIFFLQAYIIYPLLRNLSLTSTYEYLERRYHPALRYLASLQCIAFQVVGRMSIVLLLPALAISAVTGLDVGLSVLMMGVMTTIYTAVGGFEAVIWTDVCQGILMLFGALLISAIAIGSLPGGVGDFVAVNQEFNRFQYAIFSFDYTVPIISISIFALLMQQLGFVADQPSIQRVFATPEKEMKKLAGMAVFCGIAIAAAVNLVGLSIFAYFHSFPETLDPTMSNDQVVPLFIVQSLPVGIAGLIVAALFAASMSTLSSSMNSVATLISEDFYRRIKRDSSDRSRLILMKVSSLVVGVIGTGIAFYMAQMDLTSIFKTWNEAVALLGGGFVGIYIVGMFTKRVHSGGAFIGAIASIAIVIYAKNMTAFHWVFYVPIAVVSCMVVGYLVSMILPRDPSKDLTGLTVFSRK, via the coding sequence ATGATCCTCGTTTCGCGTAAGACCCCTTTTGGCTTCATTGCACTTCTTTATCTCTTTTTCGGAACTGTTCCCTCCTTTGCTGTAGACGAGGAGGATAGTCTACGCCTTTCCCAGTGGCCTGGAGGGTTACCAGGTGTGGAATCATCAAGTGACACTGTAGTGCCTAGTGGAGAGCGGTATTGGATCTTTAGTAGCTCCGATTCGCCTGCTGACTCCCTAACGATTCGGAAGGTTTCAGGAGAGAAGATTCTTCAAAAGGAAGACTTTTGGCAAGGATCCGGTAATCCCATTGGTATTCCCTACGAGGACGGTGTCATTCTTCTGGACTCAGGAGATGGAGATTCTCAATCAAGACCGCTATATCTTGCTCTCGATGAGGAAGATGTCTTGGTAGAGAGAGTGCTTCCACAGCTCCCTGAGGTCTTTGAGAGTCCGGTGGCACAGGTTCAGGGAGACGATCTGTACGTCTTTGGGAAGGTGATTGATGATTCGGAGAGTGCGCAGATGGAGCTTTTCCGGCTGGGCTTGGAAGAAGCGGATTCGAGTTGGCAGGAACTCGAACCGTTTCCGGGCTTCTTAGAAGAGAAGCCTCTTTTTTTGACCCACGATGATATGCTACTTGTATTCGGTAAGTCCGGAGAAGGCGTGTATCAAGCGTGGTCTTACACTATAAAGCCAATCGACGGCACCACTCACCGGGGGTGGAAGGATTTGGGTTCAGTGCCGTTCGATCCTACTGGGGCGCTCGTTTACTTTTCCGGTCAAGCACATTTGATTGCCCTAGGAGGAGAGCAGAATGACGATGGATCGACACCGGTCTACGCTTATCACACGGTAACGAATACTTGGGTCGAAAAAGGAGACTTGCCCGCTGGAGTCACCCCGCTCGTCCTCATCCCACTCGCCGATCAGATCGTCCTATTGGGAGAGGATGAGGCTGGAGAGGAGGTGTTTTGGGAGATCCAGCTGGAGTCAAAGATCAAGAAACTCTCTTTCGCTGATTACAGCGTCATGATTGTCTATTTCATTCTCATGGCTGGGATCGGTGTTTACTTTGCAAAGAAGCAAAATACCAGTGAGGAGTTTGCCTTAGGAAACCGGAGAGTGAAGTGGTGGGCTGCGGGGATCAGTATGTTTGCCACAGGGGCTAGCTCGATCAGCTTCATGGCGATTCCGGCCCTGACGTTTCGCAGCAATTTAGTTTGGTTTTTTCCGGTTCTTTTTCTAATTCCCATCTTTTTTCTGCAGGCCTACATAATCTATCCGCTTCTGAGGAATTTGTCGCTGACCTCGACTTACGAATACTTGGAGCGTCGTTATCACCCGGCATTACGGTATCTCGCGAGTTTGCAGTGTATTGCGTTTCAAGTCGTTGGTCGCATGTCGATCGTCTTGCTGCTCCCAGCTCTGGCGATCTCAGCGGTAACCGGGTTAGACGTTGGACTCAGTGTCCTGATGATGGGGGTCATGACCACGATCTATACTGCGGTTGGCGGATTTGAGGCGGTAATCTGGACCGACGTTTGCCAAGGGATACTCATGCTGTTCGGGGCTTTGCTCATTTCCGCAATAGCGATTGGTTCGCTACCGGGTGGAGTCGGCGATTTTGTCGCGGTCAACCAGGAGTTCAACAGGTTTCAGTACGCGATCTTCAGTTTCGACTACACCGTACCGATCATCTCCATCTCCATTTTTGCTCTCTTAATGCAGCAACTGGGTTTTGTTGCGGACCAGCCCTCAATTCAGAGAGTTTTTGCGACACCAGAAAAGGAGATGAAGAAGCTTGCCGGGATGGCTGTCTTTTGCGGGATCGCAATCGCGGCGGCAGTGAATCTGGTCGGACTATCAATTTTTGCTTACTTCCATTCGTTTCCGGAGACTCTTGATCCAACGATGTCGAACGACCAAGTGGTTCCTCTCTTCATCGTTCAATCTCTCCCGGTAGGGATCGCTGGTCTGATCGTTGCTGCTCTTTTCGCAGCATCGATGTCAACGCTCTCGAGTAGCATGAACTCTGTGGCAACCCTGATCTCAGAGGATTTCTATCGTAGAATTAAACGAGATAGTTCCGACCGGTCCCGTTTAATTCTCATGAAGGTTTCTTCCCTGGTCGTTGGAGTGATCGGAACTGGAATCGCCTTCTACATGGCTCAGATGGATCTTACCTCGATTTTCAAAACTTGGAATGAAGCCGTAGCTCTCCTCGGCGGCGGTTTCGTCGGCATTTATATTGTCGGTATGTTTACCAAACGAGTCCACAGCGGTGGAGCTTTTATTGGAGCAATCGCAAGTATCGCGATCGTTATTTACGCAAAGAATATGACGGCCTTCCACTGGGTGTTTTACGTCCCCATCGCAGTTGTAAGCTGCATGGTGGTGGGATATCTGGTTAGTATGATTCTTCCCAGAGATCCTTCGAAGGATCTGACCGGGCTAACTGTTTTCAGCCGCAAGTGA
- a CDS encoding type II secretion system protein — translation MKIPSHKRPSGAFTLIELLTVIAIVGILSAILIPVVGNIRERSATTKDMAKIKSIGHAIAMHVADNNGRLPNPETPIRGTKLDGDDQTDRWNFYEAVDRYMDPPENFNPRSIYNYNRRDTWYSESADQSPEGDPRYLGFAPNPHMLRTFGGAASWMGYTTKVPELAKMVLVTEVTDVPGSGRYDLNPSVEPTVDPLVASQYRASRPGGAALYLFGDYRVELLEGNQGSSVKPEIWFWED, via the coding sequence ATGAAAATACCTAGTCACAAAAGACCCTCCGGTGCGTTCACCCTCATTGAACTTCTCACTGTGATCGCGATTGTCGGGATTCTCTCAGCAATTTTGATCCCAGTCGTTGGTAATATCCGTGAGCGTTCGGCAACAACCAAAGACATGGCCAAAATAAAATCTATTGGTCACGCAATTGCGATGCATGTCGCCGACAACAATGGACGTCTTCCCAATCCGGAAACTCCAATCCGAGGAACTAAATTGGATGGTGACGACCAGACGGATCGATGGAATTTCTACGAAGCAGTTGATCGCTACATGGATCCTCCCGAAAATTTTAATCCGCGATCAATCTACAACTACAATCGAAGAGATACTTGGTATTCCGAGTCTGCTGACCAGTCACCGGAGGGAGATCCTCGCTACCTTGGATTTGCCCCAAATCCTCACATGTTACGGACTTTCGGTGGTGCTGCATCATGGATGGGTTACACTACAAAAGTCCCCGAGTTGGCGAAGATGGTGTTGGTGACTGAGGTAACTGACGTTCCAGGAAGTGGCAGATATGACTTGAATCCCAGTGTAGAACCAACTGTCGATCCTCTGGTCGCCTCCCAATATCGCGCCTCTCGTCCGGGAGGAGCTGCACTTTACTTATTCGGTGACTACCGGGTGGAGCTATTGGAGGGCAACCAAGGTTCAAGTGTGAAACCAGAGATCTGGTTCTGGGAAGACTGA